In Chloroflexi bacterium ADurb.Bin180, the sequence TCGCTGGCGGCGGAAAAGCTGCTCAAGAGCGCCGATGTGCCCACACTGGCCAACAGTCCGCGCCTGCCTCTGATGAGTGCGGCGACCTGCGTGGTAGGCGACTATGCCACGCCCGCCTACAGAACGCTGGGCGTACTGATGGCCCTGCAGGGCAACGGCGGCGCAGCGGCGGTGTTTGCACCCACGGGCGAATCCTTCGATGCGGATGCCGTGCCGCTCGACTTGAAGCTGTTCCAGAACCTCTTTGGCGGCCCCGGTGCGCGCGTGGGCGATGCCACCAGGGCGGCGCTCAGCCAGTACGCCGCTGACGGTGGCGCGGTCTATGCACTGCAGACGTACAACCTGCTGGGTGACCCGGCAGCACTGATGAGATGGAGATGAGGCGAGTGTTTCGCCGCAACACGGATGTGGTCGACCGCCACATCCTGGATGAAACGCTGCTGGTGCCGATCCGGGGCGAGCTCTCGGACCTGCAGAGGATCTTTAGCCTGAACCCGGTGGCCGAGTTCATCTGGTCACAACTCGATGGTGTTCAGGACCTGAGCGCCATCGCCGAGAAGGTGGCCGGGGCCTTTGAGGTTGCTTTCCGCCGTATGAACTGCCCGGAGTACCGCTTTCCGGAGGGCGCGGACTTTTTCCGCGCCCTGTTCCGGCGGGCGGAGCAAGAGCGCGTGCCGGTGGCGGGGAGCCTGGAGCTCACCAGGCATTGCGAGCTGGCCTGTGTGCACTGCTACCTCGGCTTTGAGCGCGGCAAGCCGAGAGCGCGCCGCGAGATGAGCACCGAGGAGGTGCTGCGCATCCTCGACCAGGCCATCGCGGCGGGGTGCCTTGGGCTGCTGATCACCGGCGGCGACCCGCTGCTGCGGTCCGATTTTGCGGCGGTGTACCGGCGGGCCAAGCTTGCCGGCGTGGATGTGACGGTCTTTACTAGCGGCACCAGGGTGACCGAGGAACACTGCGCGCTCTTCCGGGACCTGCCGCCAAGGGTTGTTGAGATCACCTTGTACGGTGCCACGGCGGAGACGTTCGAGCGCATCACGCAGGTGCCGGGATCGTACCGGCGTTGTCTGGACGGAATCGATCGACTGCTGAAGGCGGGAGTGCGCGTGGGGCTCAAGACGATGCTGATGACGCTGAACCAACACGAGCTGGGCGAGATGAGGGCGATGGCGCAGGGCCTGGGCGTCAAGTTCCGCTTTGACGGGCTGCTCAATGCCTGCCTGGATGCGTCCAAGGAGCCTCTGGAGTGGAGGCTCGACGCGGCAGAAGTGGCGCGCGCCGAGTTTGACGATCCAGAAGTGCGCCAGAACTGGCTCCGCTTTGCCAGGCGCCATCCGTCGATACCGCCGAACGAGCGCGTGCTGCAATGTGGCGCTGGCGAGACGCAGTTTCACGTGGATGCCTACGGGTGGCTTCAGCCATGCCTGATGCTGCCCCGGTTCTCGTACGACCTGCTGGACGGCGACTGGGCCGAGGGCTGGCGCAGGCTGGCGGCCGTCCGTGAGCTGCGGCTGGATGCGGCCAGTCCCTGCGGGACTTGCACGGACCGGGCGTATTGCGGATACTGCGCCGGGCTGGTAGAGCTGGAAACGGGTTGCACGGCAATGCCGTCACCGTACTTGTGTTCTCTGGCCAAAGAACGAACCCAGGTTCTGGCCGAGTTGCTACGAGAGGATGCGTAAACATGGACCAACTCCGGGCGGAAAAA encodes:
- the albA_5 gene encoding Antilisterial bacteriocin subtilosin biosynthesis protein AlbA, which produces MRRVFRRNTDVVDRHILDETLLVPIRGELSDLQRIFSLNPVAEFIWSQLDGVQDLSAIAEKVAGAFEVAFRRMNCPEYRFPEGADFFRALFRRAEQERVPVAGSLELTRHCELACVHCYLGFERGKPRARREMSTEEVLRILDQAIAAGCLGLLITGGDPLLRSDFAAVYRRAKLAGVDVTVFTSGTRVTEEHCALFRDLPPRVVEITLYGATAETFERITQVPGSYRRCLDGIDRLLKAGVRVGLKTMLMTLNQHELGEMRAMAQGLGVKFRFDGLLNACLDASKEPLEWRLDAAEVARAEFDDPEVRQNWLRFARRHPSIPPNERVLQCGAGETQFHVDAYGWLQPCLMLPRFSYDLLDGDWAEGWRRLAAVRELRLDAASPCGTCTDRAYCGYCAGLVELETGCTAMPSPYLCSLAKERTQVLAELLREDA